One Streptococcus sp. DTU_2020_1001019_1_SI_AUS_MUR_006 DNA window includes the following coding sequences:
- a CDS encoding HNH endonuclease, producing the protein MRIHGENEISRSIDVNQENDYKKYVPHLREDFKHICGYCGKPEEVTTKGFEPDHFVPDRIDSSRKLDYSNLVYSCFTCNRKKLGKWPTENKDKPNDGEVGFVDPVLKEYDTHLGRDKEGSIEFYTNIGKYMYKNAFRFDIRPMKEIWKISQLINAKKNLLEIKDKLTSEELMKYLELDKAIEELKKILFEKKE; encoded by the coding sequence ATGCGAATACATGGAGAAAATGAAATTAGTAGAAGTATTGATGTGAATCAAGAAAATGACTATAAAAAATATGTTCCTCATTTGAGAGAAGACTTTAAACATATATGCGGTTATTGTGGAAAACCTGAAGAGGTTACAACAAAAGGTTTTGAACCAGATCATTTCGTTCCTGACAGAATAGATTCAAGTAGAAAACTTGATTATTCCAATTTAGTATATTCTTGTTTCACATGCAATAGAAAAAAACTCGGCAAATGGCCAACGGAAAATAAAGATAAACCCAATGATGGAGAGGTTGGCTTTGTAGATCCTGTATTAAAAGAATATGATACTCATTTAGGCAGAGATAAAGAAGGTAGTATTGAATTCTATACAAATATTGGTAAATACATGTATAAAAATGCATTTAGGTTTGATATACGGCCGATGAAGGAAATATGGAAAATTAGTCAATTGATTAATGCAAAGAAAAATTTACTTGAAATTAAGGATAAGCTCACATCAGAGGAATTGATGAAATATTTAGAATTAGATAAGGCTATAGAGGAGTTGA